Below is a genomic region from Pseudomonas berkeleyensis.
GACTACGTCACGCTCAGCAACGAGCAGAGCGCCTGGCTCAAACCCCGACTGCAAGAGCACCTCGCCTGGCACTGCAGCGTGGAGCTCCCGCGCTACCTGCAATGGCTGGAAGTCAGCCAGCAGGCGCTGAGCAATCGCGACAGTGCAAGCCTGGCCAAGCAACTGGCGGCCTTCGACGAAGCCATGCAACGCGTCGCCGTGGAAATCACGCCCAGCACCACCGAACTGTTGCGCGGCCTCAGCCCGCGTCAGGTGGAACAACTGTTCGAGGAGCTGGAGAAGCAGAACGAAAAATTACGCGAAGAATTCCTCGCCCCCTCACTGGAGCAGCAGATTGCCAGGCGTGCCGAACGCATGTCGGAACGTCTGCGACCCTGGTTCGGCACGCTGAATACGCAACAGACCCGCGAGGTGGAGAACTGGGCGCAAAGCCTGGGCGCACAGAATGAAATCTGGTTGGCCAACCGCCTGGCCTGGCAGCAAGCGCTGCGTGAAGCGCTGGAAGTCCGCCGCGGTGACGACTTCGACGCGCGCATGACTGCCCTGCTGCAAGAGCGCGAACGCTTTTACACGGGCGACTACCAGGCCCGCTACGACGCGAATCGGCAAGCCATGGCCGAGCTGATCGTCAAACTCATCGGCGAGGCTGAAGACAGCCAGCTGGAGCGTGCACGCAAACGCCTCGATGGCTTGCACAGCGAGTTGGCAGCCCAGCAATGCCAGGCCCCCGAT
It encodes:
- a CDS encoding DUF6279 family lipoprotein, with the protein product MRKSLLLLLALTLLLGACSRVGLAYRNLDWLIPWKLGDYVTLSNEQSAWLKPRLQEHLAWHCSVELPRYLQWLEVSQQALSNRDSASLAKQLAAFDEAMQRVAVEITPSTTELLRGLSPRQVEQLFEELEKQNEKLREEFLAPSLEQQIARRAERMSERLRPWFGTLNTQQTREVENWAQSLGAQNEIWLANRLAWQQALREALEVRRGDDFDARMTALLQERERFYTGDYQARYDANRQAMAELIVKLIGEAEDSQLERARKRLDGLHSELAAQQCQAPDGLAGR